Proteins found in one Triticum urartu cultivar G1812 chromosome 4, Tu2.1, whole genome shotgun sequence genomic segment:
- the LOC125552869 gene encoding uncharacterized protein LOC125552869 isoform X1: MAAKHLLSRARLLLTRHRSRPTILPPALTRLLFGGTTTPSGPEEDDKARARAAAVALDAKRSKREGSDDDDEGAGLPWTSWRPDVAWVTKALEPALQLYKHYNWKPFASDNIPASTRTFSEIISDLQHSKVSIQDWSLSDLTVGLYLIYLTQASAKNAQAFKGVQISSNKKVQELIYHLELAKGCYKGSATGLAKHSMLRPRNVLKFVKDSSIFRPGYYIGIDPRAKLVILGIRGTHTVYDLVTDLVALSDKKVSPKGFSTHFGTYEAARWYLRHELSIIKKCLEKHKDYKLRLVGHSLGGASAALLAIMLRKKSKEELGFSPDIVSAVGFGVPPCVSREIAESCASYVTTVVLQDDIVPRLSAASLARLRNEIIETDWAKVLEKEDWKHIVDIVTNAKLVVSSIQDVANKLADYAKVVTSASSGDAAKDPPRLQGPAKVLKPDGEEDVYVPEDLFLPGTLYYLQRDVENINGVEEESYTLWRGDAGENFQRILLSGNLMSDHKCDSIQYALRDVLKTLPLPLPLQED, encoded by the exons ATGGCGGCCAAGCACCTGCTGTCCCGCGCCCGCCTCCTCCTGACCCGCCACCGCAGCCGCCCCACCATCCTCCCGCCCGCGCTCACCCGCCTCCTCTTCGGCGGGACCACCACCCCCTCCGGGCCGGAGGAGGACGACAAGGCCAGGGCCCGGGCGGCGGCCGTGGCCCTGGACGCCAAGAGGTCCAAGCGGGAGGGttcggacgacgacgacgagggCGCCGGGCTGCCCTGGACGTCCTGGCGGCCCGACGTGGCCTGGGTGACCAAGGCACTCGAGCCGGCGCTGCAGCTCTACAAGCACTACAACTGGAAGCCATTCGCCT CTGACAACATCCCCGCAAGCACCCGCACTTTTAGCGAGATCATAAGTGACCTCCAGCACAGCAAGGTAAGCATACAGGACTGGAGCCTCAGTGACCTTACTGTCGGCCTCTACCTCATTTACCTTACCCAAGCTTCCGCAAAGAATGCTCAAGCCTTCAAGGGCGTTCAGATTTCCTCCAATAAGAAG GTTCAAGAACTAATTTATCACCTTGAACTCGCAAAGGGTTGCTATAAGGGCAGTGCCACTGGGCTTGCAAAGCATAGCATGCTCCGGCCGAGGAATGTTTTAAAGTTTGTCAAGGATTCTAGTATTTTCAGACCTGGATATTACATCGGCATCGATCCGCGTGCTAAACTGGTCATCCTTGGGATTCGTGGGACCCATACGGTTTATGACCTTGTCACCGATTTGGTTGCATTAAGCGATAAGAAGGTGTCACCTAAAGGTTTCTCAACACACTTTGGAACATACGAGGCCGCTCGATGGTACCTACGCCATGAGTTGAGCATCATCAAAAAATGTTTGGAAAAACACAAG GACTACAAGTTGCGGTTGGTAGGTCACTCCCTTGGAGGAGCTTCAGCTGCATTGCTTGCTATAATGTTAAGGAAGAAGTCGAAGGAGGAGCTTGGATTTAGTCCCGACATAGTTTCAGCTGTTGGATTTGGAGTCCCGCCCTGTGTATCGAGAGAGATAGCTGAGAGTTGCGCAAGCTATGTCACCACTGTTGTACTGCAG GATGACATTGTTCCTAGGTTAAGTGCAGCTTCGCTGGCAAGATTGCGAAATGAAATAATTGAAACAGATTG GGCCAAAGTTTTGGAGAAGGAAGATTGGAAGCATATAGTGGATATTGTGACTAATGCTAAGCTAGTTGTTTCGTCCATCCAAGATGTGGCGAACAAACTTGCTGATTACGCCAAAGTTGTAACATCAGCTAGCTCAGGTG ATGCTGCAAAAGACCCGCCCCGTCTTCAGGGCCCGGCGAAAGTTTTGAAGCCGGACGGCGAAGAGGACGTGTATGTGCCCGAGGATCTCTTCCTCCCGGGGACGCTGTATTACCTCCAGAGGGACGTCGAGAATATAAACGGCGTCGAGGAGGAGTCGTACACGCTCTGGAGAGGGGACGCCGGGGAAAATTTCCAGCGGATACTGTTGTCGGGCAACTTGATGTCTGATCACAAATGTGATAGCATACAGTACGCGCTGAGAGATGTGCTCAAGACCCTGCCTCTCCCTCTGCCTCTGCAGGAGGATTGA
- the LOC125552869 gene encoding uncharacterized protein LOC125552869 isoform X2, with the protein MAAKHLLSRARLLLTRHRSRPTILPPALTRLLFGGTTTPSGPEEDDKARARAAAVALDAKRSKREGSDDDDEGAGLPWTSWRPDVAWVTKALEPALQLYKHYNWKPFASDNIPASTRTFSEIISDLQHSKVSIQDWSLSDLTVGLYLIYLTQASAKNAQAFKGVQISSNKKVQELIYHLELAKGCYKGSATGLAKHSMLRPRNVLKFVKDSSIFRPGYYIGIDPRAKLVILGIRGTHTVYDLVTDLVALSDKKVSPKGFSTHFGTYEAARWYLRHELSIIKKCLEKHKDYKLRLVGHSLGGASAALLAIMLRKKSKEELGFSPDIVSAVGFGVPPCVSREIAESCASYVTTVVLQDDIVPRLSAASLARLRNEIIETDWAKVLEKEDWKHIVDIVTNAKLVVSSIQDVANKLADYAKVVTSASSDAAKDPPRLQGPAKVLKPDGEEDVYVPEDLFLPGTLYYLQRDVENINGVEEESYTLWRGDAGENFQRILLSGNLMSDHKCDSIQYALRDVLKTLPLPLPLQED; encoded by the exons ATGGCGGCCAAGCACCTGCTGTCCCGCGCCCGCCTCCTCCTGACCCGCCACCGCAGCCGCCCCACCATCCTCCCGCCCGCGCTCACCCGCCTCCTCTTCGGCGGGACCACCACCCCCTCCGGGCCGGAGGAGGACGACAAGGCCAGGGCCCGGGCGGCGGCCGTGGCCCTGGACGCCAAGAGGTCCAAGCGGGAGGGttcggacgacgacgacgagggCGCCGGGCTGCCCTGGACGTCCTGGCGGCCCGACGTGGCCTGGGTGACCAAGGCACTCGAGCCGGCGCTGCAGCTCTACAAGCACTACAACTGGAAGCCATTCGCCT CTGACAACATCCCCGCAAGCACCCGCACTTTTAGCGAGATCATAAGTGACCTCCAGCACAGCAAGGTAAGCATACAGGACTGGAGCCTCAGTGACCTTACTGTCGGCCTCTACCTCATTTACCTTACCCAAGCTTCCGCAAAGAATGCTCAAGCCTTCAAGGGCGTTCAGATTTCCTCCAATAAGAAG GTTCAAGAACTAATTTATCACCTTGAACTCGCAAAGGGTTGCTATAAGGGCAGTGCCACTGGGCTTGCAAAGCATAGCATGCTCCGGCCGAGGAATGTTTTAAAGTTTGTCAAGGATTCTAGTATTTTCAGACCTGGATATTACATCGGCATCGATCCGCGTGCTAAACTGGTCATCCTTGGGATTCGTGGGACCCATACGGTTTATGACCTTGTCACCGATTTGGTTGCATTAAGCGATAAGAAGGTGTCACCTAAAGGTTTCTCAACACACTTTGGAACATACGAGGCCGCTCGATGGTACCTACGCCATGAGTTGAGCATCATCAAAAAATGTTTGGAAAAACACAAG GACTACAAGTTGCGGTTGGTAGGTCACTCCCTTGGAGGAGCTTCAGCTGCATTGCTTGCTATAATGTTAAGGAAGAAGTCGAAGGAGGAGCTTGGATTTAGTCCCGACATAGTTTCAGCTGTTGGATTTGGAGTCCCGCCCTGTGTATCGAGAGAGATAGCTGAGAGTTGCGCAAGCTATGTCACCACTGTTGTACTGCAG GATGACATTGTTCCTAGGTTAAGTGCAGCTTCGCTGGCAAGATTGCGAAATGAAATAATTGAAACAGATTG GGCCAAAGTTTTGGAGAAGGAAGATTGGAAGCATATAGTGGATATTGTGACTAATGCTAAGCTAGTTGTTTCGTCCATCCAAGATGTGGCGAACAAACTTGCTGATTACGCCAAAGTTGTAACATCAGCTAGCTCAG ATGCTGCAAAAGACCCGCCCCGTCTTCAGGGCCCGGCGAAAGTTTTGAAGCCGGACGGCGAAGAGGACGTGTATGTGCCCGAGGATCTCTTCCTCCCGGGGACGCTGTATTACCTCCAGAGGGACGTCGAGAATATAAACGGCGTCGAGGAGGAGTCGTACACGCTCTGGAGAGGGGACGCCGGGGAAAATTTCCAGCGGATACTGTTGTCGGGCAACTTGATGTCTGATCACAAATGTGATAGCATACAGTACGCGCTGAGAGATGTGCTCAAGACCCTGCCTCTCCCTCTGCCTCTGCAGGAGGATTGA